One segment of Desulfosporosinus sp. Sb-LF DNA contains the following:
- a CDS encoding flagellar hook-length control protein FliK — MAGIHVLLDSLQGGNKSEKATTPRGKDVIDSSGNAAEIFAAMLSGSMNLNANPKGQSSSIAGQDLEGMQCVDDSSQKPQNLSAQGNVLLGYGNYALPFITQPMLQSDLPAGKEANSGDVVGQGAGGLATADTSLTNAPIVSGNNLELAMLNLVSQAADDSAQSGMTTPIPEGDNPGIAELDKYRQVIADLLVALSGEITDTSLKGTPSSSENLGTKDLSQDMAKIVSTNQKGIQPLLDVLTTGQSIVNPELNAKIATLLAALKAPQRVNETLQAEGDMIEPMFKGHLEASMNKPKVMGNALEPAVTVAKDTAIHISPQLKSSEVDQGDPVQPSESSTVKDVQNQNSNLGIGVASNIVAPNVADGKTVIPVWEQISTVLREQVKNRSQDLKQLDIQLHPADLGKIQINLRWENGQVHLQVQASEAATGQVLQNQLPDLRQALTSQGVNCGMLQMGQGGERQKNPHGDSSQRAFEQNSDLDEDEDPISVTSYPSLGQDEINRINVKA; from the coding sequence ATGGCAGGTATTCACGTCCTTTTGGATTCCCTGCAGGGTGGAAACAAATCAGAGAAGGCAACAACCCCAAGGGGAAAAGACGTTATAGACAGCTCTGGAAACGCTGCAGAAATCTTTGCGGCGATGCTTAGTGGCTCCATGAATCTAAACGCGAATCCAAAAGGGCAGAGCTCTTCTATAGCAGGTCAGGATTTGGAAGGAATGCAGTGTGTCGATGATTCTTCACAAAAACCACAAAACCTGAGTGCACAGGGAAATGTACTGCTAGGATACGGTAATTATGCGCTTCCATTTATTACACAGCCAATGCTACAGAGTGATCTTCCGGCAGGCAAGGAGGCCAATTCCGGAGACGTTGTGGGCCAGGGAGCAGGGGGTTTGGCAACGGCTGATACATCATTGACTAATGCGCCGATTGTTTCGGGCAACAATCTTGAGTTAGCTATGTTGAATCTGGTTTCTCAGGCAGCAGATGATTCTGCGCAGTCAGGGATGACGACGCCTATACCTGAAGGGGACAACCCCGGAATCGCGGAGTTGGATAAATATAGACAGGTTATAGCAGATCTTTTAGTGGCACTCTCTGGAGAAATTACAGACACTTCTCTAAAGGGGACTCCTTCAAGTTCTGAAAACTTAGGAACCAAGGATCTTAGTCAAGATATGGCAAAGATCGTTTCCACTAATCAAAAGGGTATTCAACCGTTGCTTGACGTTTTAACCACTGGGCAAAGTATCGTTAACCCTGAGCTAAATGCGAAGATCGCCACACTGTTGGCAGCATTAAAAGCACCTCAGAGAGTCAATGAAACGCTTCAAGCAGAAGGCGATATGATCGAACCTATGTTCAAAGGCCATTTAGAGGCATCCATGAACAAGCCAAAAGTTATGGGAAACGCCTTAGAGCCAGCCGTAACGGTTGCCAAAGATACAGCGATTCATATAAGCCCCCAACTGAAATCATCCGAAGTGGATCAGGGAGATCCAGTGCAACCCTCCGAATCTTCTACAGTGAAAGACGTGCAAAATCAGAATTCAAACCTAGGCATTGGGGTTGCAAGTAACATTGTAGCGCCAAATGTTGCAGATGGAAAAACAGTCATTCCAGTATGGGAACAGATCTCCACCGTACTTCGTGAGCAAGTCAAGAACAGATCTCAGGATTTGAAGCAACTAGACATTCAGCTGCATCCTGCAGATTTAGGAAAAATCCAAATCAATCTACGCTGGGAAAATGGGCAGGTCCATCTACAGGTACAAGCTTCTGAAGCAGCGACTGGCCAAGTTCTTCAAAATCAACTTCCAGATTTGCGACAAGCCCTTACGAGTCAGGGTGTAAACTGTGGTATGTTACAAATGGGACAAGGTGGAGAACGTCAGAAAAATCCTCACGGGGATTCATCACAAAGGGCGTTCGAGCAAAACTCCGACCTCGACGAGGACGAGGACCCAATCTCAGTCACCTCCTACCCCTCGCTTGGGCAGGATGAGATCAACAGAATTAATGTCAAGGCATAG
- a CDS encoding flagellar hook capping FlgD N-terminal domain-containing protein codes for MSNTVGGTSSTNNAANSTTTNKVKANDELGKDDFLKLLVTQMQNQDPMNPTDNKESIAQLASFSSLEQMTNIANAMNTLSQSMTNFSQQSSLTQGAAMIGKWVSGVDTDGKTPLEGTVEAAKWLDGNPKLQIRKEDGTLVDLEMSLITLVKEQAPTTAAAAVTS; via the coding sequence ATGAGCAACACAGTTGGTGGGACAAGTTCCACAAACAATGCAGCCAATTCGACGACTACTAATAAAGTTAAGGCTAATGATGAACTTGGGAAAGACGATTTTCTCAAGTTATTAGTTACGCAGATGCAAAATCAGGACCCAATGAATCCAACGGATAACAAAGAATCCATTGCGCAATTGGCCTCTTTCAGCTCTTTAGAACAGATGACTAATATTGCCAATGCCATGAATACATTGAGCCAAAGTATGACTAATTTCTCCCAACAGTCATCGCTTACCCAAGGGGCGGCTATGATTGGGAAATGGGTAAGCGGAGTAGATACAGATGGTAAGACTCCACTGGAAGGTACTGTTGAAGCGGCGAAGTGGCTCGACGGTAATCCCAAGTTGCAGATTCGTAAGGAAGATGGGACTCTTGTGGATTTGGAAATGAGTCTGATTACACTGGTTAAGGAACAAGCGCCCACGACTGCTGCAGCAGCGGTGACTTCATAA
- a CDS encoding flagellar hook-basal body complex protein has protein sequence MMRSLYSAISGLKNHQIKMDVIGNNIANVNTTGFKRSRVTFSTMLSQTLKGASAPVAGPPTLGGTNSIQVGLGASLGSIDQIMTQGSSQSTGNPTDMMIQGSGFFVLTTNGTDKVYSRAGAFSLDSNGTIIDPATGAQLLDTAGAPIKITPDTYSSYSIDSQGTITGIQISDSLPATIGNIGIAKFPNDAGLTSRGGNFYQESNNSGTATVYGADTTPYPSGTALVSNTVEMSNVDLSTEFTDMIVAQRGFQANSRVITVSDSLLQELIDLKRQ, from the coding sequence ATGATGCGTTCTCTTTATTCGGCAATTTCGGGGTTGAAAAATCACCAGATCAAAATGGATGTTATCGGGAACAACATTGCTAATGTCAATACAACAGGGTTTAAACGAAGTCGGGTGACTTTTTCCACAATGCTTAGTCAAACTTTGAAAGGGGCATCTGCACCGGTGGCAGGACCTCCAACATTAGGTGGCACTAATTCGATTCAGGTTGGCTTAGGGGCTTCACTAGGCTCCATTGATCAAATTATGACTCAGGGTAGCTCTCAGTCGACAGGGAATCCCACGGATATGATGATACAAGGTTCTGGTTTCTTTGTCTTAACAACTAACGGGACAGATAAAGTATATTCTCGCGCGGGTGCCTTTTCATTAGATTCCAACGGTACTATAATCGATCCTGCAACTGGGGCACAGCTATTGGACACTGCTGGCGCACCAATTAAAATTACCCCTGACACATATAGTAGCTATAGCATCGATTCGCAAGGGACTATCACGGGTATCCAAATTTCTGATTCGTTGCCGGCTACCATTGGGAATATTGGAATTGCAAAGTTTCCTAATGATGCTGGTCTTACTAGTAGAGGTGGGAACTTTTACCAAGAATCCAACAATTCCGGGACTGCAACTGTATATGGGGCTGATACAACTCCCTATCCTTCTGGAACAGCACTCGTCTCAAATACTGTAGAAATGTCCAATGTCGACCTTTCAACTGAATTCACGGATATGATTGTTGCCCAGCGGGGCTTCCAGGCCAACTCACGGGTTATTACGGTATCGGATTCTCTTTTACAAGAATTAATTGATCTCAAGCGACAATAA
- a CDS encoding flagellar hook-basal body protein, whose translation MRLIGTAASGIRAQQVAMDTIGNNMANVNTPGFKANQMDFAEALTTEVRSANTKYAAGTAFGVGAGVVYNASGVNFQQGNLATTDNPLDLGIEGSGFFQVRTPDGTTAYTRVGAFKVDGSGQLTDQQGNVVQPSIMVPSDAKDLSVTLDGEIKGVVDGVGMLFGQISLVGFQNPEGLQQSGNNLFVPTANSGVPQIGQPGSTVGDQVLGTIKGQSLEQSNVDLTTSMTDLMQVQRAYQMNARLVQDGDQMWGIANSLRR comes from the coding sequence ATGCGCCTGATAGGAACTGCTGCGTCGGGGATTCGTGCGCAGCAAGTAGCGATGGATACTATAGGAAATAACATGGCTAATGTGAACACACCTGGATTTAAAGCGAATCAGATGGATTTTGCTGAAGCTCTGACAACAGAGGTGCGTTCCGCGAATACCAAATATGCTGCTGGGACAGCTTTCGGAGTTGGGGCAGGGGTAGTTTATAACGCCAGCGGGGTGAATTTTCAACAAGGGAATTTGGCCACTACGGATAACCCTTTAGATTTGGGGATTGAAGGATCGGGGTTTTTTCAGGTTAGGACGCCAGACGGAACGACTGCCTATACCCGTGTGGGGGCGTTTAAAGTGGATGGGTCCGGGCAACTTACGGATCAGCAAGGAAATGTCGTACAACCGAGTATTATGGTTCCATCCGATGCTAAAGATTTGTCTGTTACGTTGGATGGCGAAATAAAGGGAGTGGTCGATGGAGTAGGGATGCTATTCGGTCAGATCTCCCTAGTAGGATTTCAAAATCCTGAGGGCTTACAACAAAGTGGGAACAACCTCTTTGTGCCCACCGCTAATTCTGGTGTACCACAGATCGGACAACCTGGTAGCACTGTAGGGGATCAGGTTTTAGGAACGATTAAAGGTCAGTCTTTGGAACAATCAAATGTGGACCTGACTACCTCGATGACGGATCTGATGCAGGTCCAGCGAGCTTATCAAATGAATGCTAGGTTGGTTCAAGATGGAGATCAGATGTGGGGCATCGCTAATTCCCTAAGGAGGTAA
- the flgB gene encoding flagellar basal body rod protein FlgB — MSGWLDGPVLNVLQKGLNASNLRQQVLTNNVANIDTPNFKRSDVDFQAVLGAVLGEKSVALSMKQTSPKHIPGFADGGGSGIVTDHATSIRNDGNNVDVDREMSNVAENGLYYNSLTRTISSQLGLLRMVIK; from the coding sequence ATGTCTGGTTGGTTGGATGGGCCAGTGTTAAACGTTTTGCAGAAAGGGCTTAATGCTTCAAATTTGAGGCAACAGGTTTTGACTAATAACGTTGCCAATATTGATACTCCGAATTTTAAACGCTCTGATGTAGACTTCCAAGCGGTGCTTGGCGCTGTCTTAGGTGAAAAGAGTGTAGCTCTATCAATGAAACAGACGTCTCCCAAGCACATTCCGGGCTTTGCAGATGGCGGCGGGTCGGGGATTGTGACGGATCATGCGACATCGATCCGTAATGACGGTAATAACGTAGATGTGGATCGTGAAATGTCCAATGTGGCTGAAAATGGACTTTACTACAATTCTCTTACCCGTACCATCTCTTCACAATTAGGTTTGCTTCGAATGGTTATCAAATAA
- a CDS encoding flagellar hook-basal body protein, translating into MIRGLYTSASGMLATQTQSEVIGDNVSNAKTPGYKEQLASNISFPSLLIERMGGNQASEAVQIGGLGTGIGVDRITLSNLQGSLQTTGLKTDLALTSPGYFVVQTPEGERYTRNGHFLKDGNGMLTTPDGYALLGEKGPIGPLSSNFDVRSDGTIMDGGRLVDVLRVVEIPVDALRRQGQSLYGASQPVQVSTTAQLLQGSIETSNVDLSGQMVQMITVMKAYEANQRMIQTQDEMLGKAVNEVGKI; encoded by the coding sequence GTGATTCGAGGACTATATACTTCAGCTTCAGGTATGTTGGCCACCCAAACTCAAAGCGAAGTTATCGGGGATAATGTTTCGAATGCGAAGACTCCTGGCTATAAAGAACAACTTGCCAGTAATATTTCTTTTCCCTCATTATTGATTGAACGCATGGGAGGAAATCAGGCTTCTGAAGCTGTACAGATTGGTGGGCTGGGGACGGGGATTGGTGTAGACCGTATTACACTGTCCAATCTTCAGGGATCTTTACAGACGACGGGCCTTAAAACGGACTTGGCGTTGACGTCACCCGGATACTTTGTTGTTCAGACTCCGGAAGGAGAGCGATATACGCGTAATGGACATTTCCTGAAAGACGGCAACGGGATGCTTACTACTCCTGATGGATATGCGCTGCTGGGCGAAAAAGGCCCTATAGGCCCACTGAGCTCCAACTTTGATGTTAGGTCAGATGGCACCATTATGGATGGAGGACGGCTTGTTGATGTCCTACGTGTTGTAGAAATTCCTGTAGATGCTCTAAGACGTCAAGGACAATCTTTGTATGGCGCTTCTCAACCGGTTCAAGTTTCGACTACCGCTCAACTTCTTCAGGGATCCATTGAAACTTCCAACGTCGATCTTTCTGGACAAATGGTTCAAATGATAACCGTCATGAAAGCTTACGAAGCCAATCAAAGAATGATTCAGACCCAAGACGAGATGTTAGGAAAGGCTGTCAATGAGGTCGGGAAGATTTAG
- a CDS encoding chemotaxis protein CheW, producing the protein MAVQVVIFTLGQEEYAMPIEVVREITCLGEVRTIPQAPAYVRGLINLRGKAIPLIDLHVRFGIGDSSVSPENQNTFALITEVHGNQVGFAVDQVREVRILENIAPPPPLVTAPFIGGIVNLPDRIIIQLIPEQILESNEIQGLSRLT; encoded by the coding sequence TTGGCAGTTCAAGTCGTCATTTTCACCTTAGGTCAAGAAGAGTACGCGATGCCCATCGAAGTGGTTCGGGAAATTACCTGTCTAGGAGAGGTGCGTACGATTCCACAAGCTCCTGCTTACGTGCGTGGTCTAATTAACCTACGGGGTAAGGCGATCCCTCTGATTGATTTACATGTGCGGTTTGGGATAGGCGATAGTTCTGTCTCACCGGAAAATCAGAATACCTTTGCTTTAATCACTGAGGTTCATGGAAATCAAGTAGGTTTTGCTGTCGACCAAGTTCGGGAGGTTCGCATTTTAGAGAATATTGCTCCCCCCCCACCGCTGGTTACCGCCCCCTTTATTGGCGGAATTGTCAATCTCCCTGATCGAATTATTATTCAGCTCATTCCGGAACAGATTCTAGAAAGCAACGAGATTCAGGGACTGAGTCGACTAACTTAA
- a CDS encoding lytic transglycosylase domain-containing protein: MNAAQMLLLLQFQQMNTSWQTAQNDQTGSSEAGGMGNSSSQLFAALLQAALGGGTNASQGLTSQLKGLSSTAQVKGYHLASVPQAKGENVGSLENVIYSMAQKYGVDPTLIQQVVKAESGFNSNVTSPAGAMGLMQLMPGTAASYGVQNAYDAKQNLDGGTHFLKDLLDRFQGDVPMTLAAYNAGPGAVDKYQGVPPYKETQDYVQKIMAELNRKNWEA; encoded by the coding sequence ATGAATGCCGCTCAGATGTTACTACTATTGCAATTTCAACAAATGAATACGTCTTGGCAGACGGCTCAAAATGATCAAACTGGGTCGTCTGAAGCTGGAGGAATGGGCAATTCAAGTTCGCAACTTTTCGCTGCCTTACTTCAAGCAGCCCTTGGAGGAGGGACGAATGCTTCCCAGGGGTTAACCAGTCAATTGAAAGGTTTGTCTAGCACAGCCCAGGTTAAGGGATATCATTTAGCCTCTGTTCCCCAGGCTAAGGGTGAAAACGTTGGTTCTCTTGAAAATGTTATTTATTCGATGGCCCAAAAATACGGGGTTGATCCGACCCTGATTCAGCAGGTCGTCAAAGCAGAATCAGGGTTTAATTCTAATGTAACGTCACCGGCTGGTGCTATGGGCTTAATGCAGTTAATGCCAGGGACGGCAGCTTCATATGGAGTACAGAACGCCTACGACGCGAAACAAAACCTGGATGGGGGAACACATTTCTTAAAGGACTTACTAGACCGTTTTCAGGGAGATGTTCCGATGACTTTAGCAGCTTATAATGCCGGACCGGGAGCAGTTGATAAATACCAGGGGGTTCCACCATATAAGGAAACTCAGGACTATGTGCAGAAGATTATGGCAGAGTTGAATCGAAAAAATTGGGAAGCTTAG
- a CDS encoding DUF362 domain-containing protein translates to MSSEVFFTSMKTKSGESLLTKLEHLIIRAGLLDAIAPKDLVAIKLHFGERGNLAYVRPQYVRRVVDQVKKKGGLPFLTDANTLYAGSRSNAVDHLETAIENGFDYSVVGAPLVIADGLNGKDYVSVPVNLKHFDEVKIGSAAVQADALLAITHLKGHEATGFGGTLKNLGMGLGSRSGKQQQHSDLLPQINEELCVACGKCSKWCPEKAIVVEGKARISADKCIGCGECTVTCPVRAIAINWKTEPDIIQEKIAEYTVGVLKGKEGKTGYITFVTNVSPLCDCCGWNDVPIVGDIGILASKDPIAIDQAAVDLINQAHGNPHSELGERHEEKDKFRVLFPDIDWTIQLSYGEEIGLGSREYKLIQIG, encoded by the coding sequence TTGAGTTCGGAAGTATTTTTTACCAGTATGAAGACTAAAAGTGGTGAAAGCCTCTTAACAAAACTTGAGCATTTAATAATACGGGCAGGATTGCTGGATGCAATTGCACCCAAAGACCTTGTAGCGATCAAGTTGCATTTTGGAGAACGAGGGAACTTAGCTTATGTCCGTCCGCAATATGTTAGAAGAGTCGTGGATCAAGTCAAGAAGAAAGGTGGACTTCCTTTCTTAACAGATGCCAATACGCTTTACGCTGGTTCTCGTTCGAATGCTGTGGATCATTTAGAGACGGCAATTGAAAATGGTTTCGATTATTCCGTCGTGGGGGCCCCTTTGGTGATTGCCGACGGTCTTAATGGGAAAGACTATGTATCTGTGCCAGTTAATTTAAAGCATTTTGATGAAGTTAAAATTGGAAGCGCCGCAGTCCAAGCGGATGCCTTACTAGCCATTACTCATTTGAAAGGGCATGAGGCGACCGGTTTTGGAGGTACACTCAAAAATCTAGGGATGGGACTGGGTAGTCGCTCTGGTAAACAGCAGCAACATTCTGATCTTTTACCTCAAATCAATGAAGAGCTCTGCGTAGCCTGTGGCAAATGTTCAAAATGGTGTCCAGAGAAGGCTATCGTTGTAGAGGGTAAGGCTAGAATTTCAGCAGATAAATGCATCGGTTGTGGCGAGTGCACGGTCACCTGCCCAGTGCGTGCCATTGCGATTAATTGGAAGACAGAACCTGACATAATTCAGGAGAAAATTGCCGAGTATACGGTTGGTGTTCTTAAAGGCAAAGAGGGGAAAACGGGGTATATTACCTTTGTGACGAACGTTTCCCCACTTTGTGACTGTTGTGGTTGGAATGATGTGCCGATCGTCGGTGATATTGGTATTCTAGCATCCAAGGATCCAATTGCTATTGACCAGGCCGCAGTGGATCTGATTAATCAGGCACACGGGAATCCTCATTCAGAGCTTGGGGAGCGCCATGAAGAAAAGGATAAATTCCGAGTACTATTTCCGGACATTGACTGGACCATTCAACTTTCCTATGGGGAAGAGATTGGCTTGGGAAGCAGGGAGTATAAACTCATACAAATTGGGTAA
- a CDS encoding adaptor protein MecA: protein MRVQKVNEHTIRIFISLTELTDRDITMADLFQRSAKTEQLFWELIAQAREEVEFNLDQPFWIQATVATNDEFVITIMKQEETIEGSVKEKAVRKTPKGRVTELVYVFADLEDVISVSGRLPEFSQLRSSLYEFEEEYYLVLNRMGSGKKRLLAEAILDEYGEIVATTGAFLSEHGKGIILAKAVQTLNASFNKSSHDKMEKV, encoded by the coding sequence ATGCGTGTTCAAAAAGTTAACGAGCATACCATCCGCATCTTTATCTCTTTGACAGAGCTAACTGACAGGGATATTACGATGGCTGATTTATTCCAACGATCAGCGAAGACGGAGCAGCTGTTTTGGGAACTCATTGCACAGGCGAGAGAAGAAGTAGAATTTAATCTAGATCAACCTTTCTGGATTCAGGCAACGGTGGCAACGAATGATGAATTTGTCATCACGATCATGAAGCAGGAAGAAACAATCGAAGGTTCGGTTAAAGAGAAGGCGGTTCGTAAAACACCTAAAGGTCGTGTGACGGAATTAGTTTATGTGTTTGCTGATCTTGAAGATGTGATTTCTGTTTCTGGACGTTTGCCTGAATTTAGTCAGTTGCGTTCCAGTCTCTATGAATTTGAAGAAGAATACTACCTTGTCCTAAATCGTATGGGATCGGGCAAGAAGCGCTTATTAGCGGAGGCAATTCTCGATGAATATGGAGAAATTGTGGCCACTACAGGAGCTTTCCTGTCTGAACATGGAAAAGGTATTATTTTGGCAAAGGCTGTGCAAACGCTGAACGCTTCGTTCAATAAGTCTTCACATGATAAAATGGAGAAGGTATAA
- the selA gene encoding L-seryl-tRNA(Sec) selenium transferase produces MEQEKKRRLRALPAVHEVISQLEHEEEFSPFLANERRFPRLTQGVRQVLQKARENVVGNFTDSFEEFESSLWPWLKTQLLQELTRSETSLRRVINATGVVLHTNCGRALLAPTVARFVADQAERYSNLELNIETGERGVRYVHVEALLCHLTGAEAAMVVNNNAAAVLLMMNTFAQGKDVIVSRGELVEVGGSFRIPEVLKAGGAKLVEVGSTNKTWLRDYESAIGPETALFLKVHTSNYRVEGFTHSVSGAELVELGEARGLPVMEDLGSGSFFDGTNFGFPLEPTIEQSIRAGLSLVSFSGDKLLGGPQAGIIVGKRAFIERLRANQLTRALRVDKLTLAALEATLRLYKNEEFEDIPVWRMLSLSLDKLESAASELVAALARNSNITVDLKEDVSQVGGGAWPTVELPTWVCAIRPKQGSVMELERFLRLGPVAILSRIRKDWVLVDVRTLLSGDMEEIVRRLVDWRGESVS; encoded by the coding sequence GTGGAACAAGAGAAAAAAAGACGATTAAGGGCGCTTCCAGCCGTTCACGAAGTAATTTCCCAGCTGGAGCACGAAGAAGAATTCAGTCCGTTTTTGGCGAATGAGAGGCGGTTTCCTCGTTTAACGCAGGGTGTTCGACAGGTTTTACAAAAAGCAAGGGAGAATGTCGTAGGGAATTTTACGGATTCATTTGAGGAATTTGAATCCTCCCTTTGGCCGTGGTTGAAAACCCAGCTTTTACAGGAGTTGACACGTTCAGAAACTAGTTTAAGGCGTGTCATCAACGCCACTGGGGTTGTGTTACATACTAATTGTGGAAGAGCCCTGCTCGCCCCAACGGTTGCGCGTTTTGTTGCAGACCAAGCCGAACGGTACAGTAATCTAGAGTTGAATATTGAGACTGGGGAGCGGGGAGTGCGCTATGTCCATGTTGAAGCTCTGTTATGTCATCTAACCGGAGCAGAAGCTGCTATGGTGGTTAATAATAATGCCGCAGCCGTTCTTTTAATGATGAATACGTTTGCGCAAGGCAAAGACGTGATTGTTTCACGCGGGGAACTTGTGGAAGTGGGTGGATCTTTTCGGATTCCTGAAGTTTTGAAAGCTGGGGGGGCTAAGCTTGTTGAAGTCGGAAGTACCAATAAGACCTGGCTTAGGGATTATGAATCGGCGATCGGACCAGAGACTGCTCTATTTTTAAAAGTTCATACGAGCAATTACCGGGTTGAAGGGTTCACCCATTCCGTTTCGGGAGCTGAGTTGGTAGAACTTGGAGAAGCGCGAGGCTTGCCGGTGATGGAGGATTTAGGAAGCGGGAGCTTCTTTGATGGGACAAACTTTGGATTCCCACTTGAACCGACCATTGAGCAATCTATCAGAGCAGGGCTTTCCCTCGTGTCTTTTAGTGGAGATAAATTGCTGGGTGGTCCCCAGGCCGGAATAATCGTAGGAAAACGTGCTTTCATCGAACGTTTGAGGGCGAATCAATTGACCCGGGCTTTGAGGGTGGATAAGCTAACCTTGGCAGCCCTCGAAGCGACCCTGCGTTTATATAAAAATGAGGAATTTGAAGATATTCCCGTCTGGCGAATGCTCTCTCTCTCTCTAGATAAGTTGGAATCAGCCGCTTCGGAGCTTGTAGCAGCTTTAGCTAGGAATTCTAATATCACGGTTGACTTGAAGGAAGACGTCTCTCAGGTGGGTGGTGGGGCTTGGCCCACGGTTGAACTTCCAACCTGGGTATGTGCAATTCGCCCCAAGCAAGGAAGTGTGATGGAGTTAGAGCGGTTTTTGCGTTTAGGGCCAGTGGCTATTTTGTCTCGGATTCGCAAGGATTGGGTACTCGTTGATGTACGAACTTTGTTAAGTGGAGATATGGAGGAGATTGTTCGGCGGTTAGTGGATTGGAGAGGGGAGTCAGTGTCTTAG
- the selD gene encoding selenide, water dikinase SelD, producing the protein MQNKMPEKVRLTQLSTKAGUGCKIGPADLAQVLRYLPPNQVDANLLVGMETSDDAGVYRLNDEQAIVQSVDFFTPVVDDPFAFGQIAAANALSDIYAMGGKPLTAMNLVSFPVGKLDMEILAKILQGGSEKIREAGAVLVGGHSIDDPEPKYGLSVTGIVHPDHVLSNAKAEPGDVLVLTKPLGVGIITTGIKRGIVSSEAEAEVIRVMATLNKGAAEAAISVGVHSVTDVTGFGLLGHLHEMLQASGCSAEVYAGAVPILDSVWDCIQQKAIPGGTQANRRHLEDKVKFAGDVSEELRIVLFDAITSGGLLLAVPEERADLLIEQLTAHKTPAAAVIGRVHSGEPGEIAVSSRA; encoded by the coding sequence ATGCAAAATAAAATGCCAGAAAAGGTTCGGTTGACTCAGTTATCGACCAAAGCGGGTTGAGGATGTAAGATAGGTCCTGCGGACCTGGCGCAAGTTTTGCGCTACTTACCACCGAACCAAGTGGATGCTAACCTTTTAGTGGGTATGGAAACTTCGGATGATGCTGGAGTTTACCGTTTAAATGATGAACAGGCCATCGTTCAAAGTGTTGATTTCTTTACTCCGGTCGTGGATGATCCCTTCGCGTTTGGGCAAATTGCCGCGGCTAATGCTTTAAGTGATATTTACGCAATGGGTGGTAAACCGCTTACGGCTATGAATTTGGTTTCTTTTCCGGTTGGAAAGTTAGATATGGAAATTTTGGCTAAGATTCTTCAAGGTGGAAGTGAGAAGATTCGAGAGGCCGGTGCGGTTCTTGTCGGTGGGCATTCTATTGATGATCCGGAGCCGAAATATGGGCTGTCCGTCACTGGAATTGTGCACCCAGACCATGTTTTGTCCAATGCTAAAGCTGAGCCTGGGGATGTTTTAGTTCTTACTAAACCGCTCGGGGTAGGAATTATCACGACTGGGATCAAACGAGGGATTGTCTCTTCGGAGGCAGAAGCAGAAGTGATTCGAGTGATGGCTACCCTGAATAAGGGCGCGGCCGAAGCCGCTATTTCAGTGGGGGTTCATTCTGTCACGGATGTGACGGGTTTTGGACTTTTAGGGCATTTGCATGAAATGCTTCAGGCCAGCGGGTGTAGTGCCGAGGTTTATGCTGGGGCTGTGCCGATTTTAGATAGTGTTTGGGATTGTATTCAACAAAAGGCTATTCCAGGTGGGACTCAAGCGAACCGACGTCATCTTGAAGATAAGGTGAAGTTTGCAGGGGACGTGTCAGAAGAGCTTCGGATTGTGCTTTTTGATGCGATCACTTCAGGCGGATTACTGCTTGCAGTACCTGAAGAACGGGCTGATTTGCTGATTGAACAGTTGACTGCGCACAAGACACCTGCAGCTGCTGTTATTGGAAGAGTCCATAGTGGCGAGCCTGGAGAAATTGCAGTTTCTAGTCGTGCATGA